The following proteins are co-located in the Candidatus Binataceae bacterium genome:
- a CDS encoding DUF4340 domain-containing protein, producing MSTRPAILYTIAFFILLPFYMWDRPTITPVTLKDTQESLLKLDAIDSVEVSRGNESLKFQMITDLKRFEVVEPQGKFIPQDLMNALAQLLITQKQVEVVAENSQDLRQFGLDQPSSTMTVQGPGQPAIKLSFGAENPTHTAIYAKIEGRPQVFLLGKNIDYYDALMFQWVEGKQGKNA from the coding sequence GTGAGCACGCGCCCCGCGATTCTCTACACCATCGCGTTTTTCATCCTGCTGCCGTTCTATATGTGGGATCGGCCGACGATTACGCCGGTCACGCTCAAGGACACGCAGGAGAGCTTGCTCAAGCTCGATGCGATCGATTCGGTCGAAGTGAGCCGCGGCAACGAGTCGCTCAAGTTTCAGATGATTACCGATCTGAAGCGCTTCGAAGTTGTAGAGCCGCAGGGCAAGTTCATCCCGCAGGACCTGATGAACGCGCTGGCGCAATTGCTGATCACGCAGAAACAGGTCGAAGTGGTGGCAGAGAACTCGCAGGATTTGCGGCAATTCGGCCTCGATCAACCGAGTTCGACGATGACGGTGCAAGGTCCCGGTCAACCGGCGATCAAGCTGTCATTCGGCGCAGAAAATCCGACCCACACTGCGATCTACGCGAAGATCGAAGGCCGCCCGCAAGTCTTCCTGCTCGGCAAGAACATCGACTACTACGACGCGTTGATGTTCCAATGGGTAGAAGGCAAACAAGGCAAGAACGCGTAG
- a CDS encoding Gldg family protein, which produces MDRPQVTNASGSGRVSLWKNYLILVYTAVALAALLGVINAIISIHNVKWDLTPEKRFSLSDFDKRVLGGLTHPVKVMAFVRTEDPAYLELADLLFQAAAFTPRLTYQVIDVNKAPGMAREYGINSYGEVVVESEGRRRDFDNARSELLIPAILQISQDQTKHIYFTVGHGERDLFDTDRNTGYSQWRNLLQQNNYEIDNVSLFASGVPDDCKVLISLGPKKDFLPEEIAALQKYLAKGGHFIVMIDPFGSPSLVDTMKKYYLNFSSQVLVDPAYRLSAGEILTTQVPLRSTDNAISRAMTAPAVFSLARGVFITGKVGDAAPDNLQLAMETPFLESSHESWASGDDKALTTGITNYQDGRDLKGPIPIGSEVDFTPAANPHVPLMNMTRIVGFGSSAFVSNQFIEMLSNQELAVGVVNELAGDEMLMASRERLAKTDTAGFYITDAQSHTLLILASVVEPLLLFFIGTAVFARRRFFA; this is translated from the coding sequence GTGGACCGGCCGCAGGTAACCAACGCGTCCGGCAGCGGACGCGTTTCACTCTGGAAGAACTACCTGATCCTCGTTTACACGGCGGTGGCGCTCGCGGCGCTGCTCGGCGTGATCAACGCGATCATCAGTATCCACAATGTGAAGTGGGACCTGACGCCGGAAAAGCGCTTCTCACTATCTGACTTCGATAAGCGCGTGCTGGGCGGCCTGACGCATCCGGTAAAGGTGATGGCGTTCGTGCGCACCGAGGATCCCGCGTACCTCGAGCTCGCGGACCTGCTCTTCCAGGCGGCGGCATTCACGCCGCGGCTCACCTACCAGGTTATCGACGTCAACAAGGCACCCGGCATGGCGCGCGAGTACGGAATCAACAGCTACGGCGAGGTGGTCGTCGAATCTGAAGGACGGCGGCGCGACTTCGACAATGCGCGCTCGGAGCTGCTGATCCCGGCGATCCTGCAAATCTCGCAGGACCAGACCAAGCATATCTACTTCACCGTCGGCCACGGCGAGCGCGACCTCTTCGACACCGATCGCAACACGGGATACTCGCAGTGGCGCAACCTGCTCCAGCAGAACAACTACGAAATCGACAACGTATCGCTCTTCGCGAGCGGTGTTCCCGATGACTGCAAGGTCCTGATCTCGCTCGGCCCCAAGAAGGACTTCCTGCCCGAGGAGATCGCGGCCCTGCAGAAGTATCTCGCCAAGGGCGGCCATTTCATCGTGATGATCGATCCGTTCGGCTCGCCGTCGCTCGTCGACACGATGAAGAAGTATTACCTGAACTTCAGTTCGCAGGTGCTCGTCGATCCTGCCTACCGCCTGAGCGCAGGAGAAATTCTAACGACCCAGGTTCCGTTGCGCTCGACTGATAACGCGATCAGCCGCGCGATGACGGCGCCCGCAGTGTTCTCGCTCGCGCGCGGCGTGTTTATCACCGGCAAAGTTGGAGATGCGGCCCCGGACAATCTCCAGCTCGCGATGGAGACGCCGTTCCTCGAGTCCTCGCATGAAAGCTGGGCCTCGGGAGATGACAAGGCGCTGACCACCGGTATCACGAACTATCAGGACGGCCGCGATCTCAAGGGTCCGATTCCGATCGGTTCGGAAGTCGATTTCACGCCAGCCGCGAATCCGCACGTCCCGCTGATGAACATGACGCGCATCGTAGGCTTCGGCAGCTCGGCATTCGTATCGAATCAGTTCATCGAGATGCTGAGCAACCAGGAGCTGGCGGTCGGCGTCGTTAATGAGCTCGCCGGCGACGAAATGCTGATGGCGAGCCGCGAGCGCCTGGCCAAGACCGACACGGCGGGCTTTTACATAACTGACGCGCAATCGCATACGCTTCTCATTCTGGCGTCGGTCGTCGAGCCGCTCCTGCTGTTCTTTATCGGCACCGCAGTCTTCGCCCGCAGGAGGTTCTTCGCGTGA
- a CDS encoding ABC transporter permease subunit yields the protein MSNGAATLEAARAAGDTRRAATAVARTGFSFGRMLAVTRKELRTYFAFPLVYIVSGIFALLGGWYAWTDLNFFITIAFGKDIIQNYWSLLFTDLRLLFILTLPFITMRSFAEERRLGTVELLYTYPLRDGEILGGKFLASAVIFLLMLALTVLYPALLYAIHHFPLFPLVAGYLGLVLLGFSFLAFGLFISSLCESQVVAGIATIALLLFLWILNWNEAGFETGTIDIIRRFSLFDQFGGFAKGVIDLDHVSYFVFFIIFFMFLTLRSMEARKWTGRR from the coding sequence ATGTCCAATGGAGCAGCGACACTCGAAGCCGCGCGAGCTGCCGGCGATACCCGGCGCGCCGCCACTGCGGTCGCGCGAACGGGATTCTCGTTCGGCCGGATGCTGGCGGTGACGCGCAAGGAGCTGCGAACCTACTTCGCGTTCCCTCTGGTGTACATCGTGTCGGGAATTTTCGCGCTGCTGGGCGGATGGTACGCGTGGACCGATCTGAACTTCTTCATCACGATCGCGTTCGGCAAGGACATCATTCAGAACTATTGGTCGTTGCTCTTCACCGATCTGCGCCTACTCTTCATCCTGACGTTGCCGTTCATCACGATGCGCTCGTTTGCCGAGGAGCGCCGCCTCGGCACCGTCGAGCTGCTTTACACCTATCCGCTGCGCGACGGAGAAATCCTGGGCGGCAAGTTTCTCGCTTCCGCAGTTATCTTCCTGCTGATGCTGGCGCTCACGGTCCTCTATCCGGCACTGCTCTACGCCATTCATCATTTTCCGCTCTTCCCACTGGTCGCGGGTTATCTCGGACTCGTCCTGCTCGGATTCTCATTCCTGGCGTTCGGGCTTTTCATTTCTTCGCTATGCGAGAGCCAGGTCGTGGCGGGCATCGCAACGATTGCGCTGCTGCTCTTTCTGTGGATCCTCAACTGGAACGAGGCGGGTTTCGAGACCGGGACGATCGATATCATCCGGCGTTTTTCGCTGTTTGACCAATTCGGCGGATTCGCCAAGGGCGTGATCGACCTCGACCACGTGAGCTACTTCGTCTTTTTCATCATCTTCTTCATGTTCCTGACGCTGCGCTCGATGGAGGCACGTAAGTGGACCGGCCGCAGGTAA
- a CDS encoding ABC transporter ATP-binding protein yields MIEVQGLTKYFGTTRAVNNVSFKVEKGEIIGLLGPNGSGKTTIMRILTGFFPPTTGKALIGGLDVAEHSLETRRRVGYLPENMVLYPDLSVSSMLDFAARVRELDTRTAKARIDFATETCGLKDVRRKLIGKLSKGYRQRVGIAQAILSDPEVLILDEPTVGLDPRQVVEIRDLVRSLAGRSTVLLSTHILPEVTMTCRRVVIIDRGNIVAQDTPEQLTAKLQGTDQTIVTVSGPAPAVREALSAVRFVDRLQDRPAEVGADGSCSFIAYSSGHAEEVRSALAACVVQHGWGLLEIKPMALSLEDLFMRLVTKEDRV; encoded by the coding sequence ATGATCGAGGTCCAGGGACTCACCAAATACTTCGGCACCACACGCGCCGTTAACAACGTCTCCTTCAAGGTCGAAAAGGGCGAAATTATCGGATTGCTGGGTCCCAACGGCTCCGGCAAGACGACGATCATGCGCATCCTGACGGGCTTTTTCCCCCCGACCACCGGCAAGGCTCTCATCGGCGGCCTCGACGTCGCCGAGCATTCGCTCGAGACGCGCCGCCGCGTCGGCTACCTGCCCGAGAACATGGTGCTCTATCCCGACCTCAGCGTCTCCTCGATGCTCGACTTTGCCGCGCGCGTGCGCGAGCTCGATACGCGCACGGCCAAGGCGCGAATCGATTTCGCCACCGAGACCTGCGGCCTCAAGGACGTGCGCCGCAAGCTGATCGGCAAACTTTCCAAGGGCTATCGCCAGCGCGTCGGAATCGCGCAGGCGATCCTGAGTGATCCTGAGGTTCTTATCCTCGATGAACCCACGGTCGGCCTCGACCCGCGCCAGGTGGTGGAGATTCGCGATCTGGTCCGCTCGCTTGCGGGCCGTTCGACCGTGCTGCTGTCGACGCACATCCTGCCCGAGGTCACCATGACCTGCCGCCGCGTGGTGATTATCGATCGCGGCAACATCGTCGCGCAGGACACTCCCGAGCAGCTCACCGCGAAGCTGCAAGGTACCGATCAGACGATCGTCACGGTGTCGGGACCGGCGCCCGCGGTGCGCGAGGCGCTCAGCGCCGTGCGCTTCGTCGATCGCCTGCAGGACCGCCCCGCCGAGGTCGGTGCCGACGGCTCATGCAGCTTCATCGCGTACTCCAGCGGCCATGCCGAGGAAGTTCGCTCGGCGCTTGCCGCCTGCGTCGTGCAGCACGGATGGGGTCTGCTCGAAATCAAGCCGATGGCGCTCAGCCTCGAAGACCTCTTCATGCGCCTCGTCACCAAGGAAGATCGGGTTTAG
- the def gene encoding peptide deformylase, which translates to MILKVARIGFPSLRAASQPVPVEAIKTHDFQKLIDDMVETMHEYSGVGLAAPQVHLPIQLAVLEVENHPRYPEMPRVPLTVLINPVVTILDQEKVDDWEGCLSIPDLRGRVPRYKHLRVAALDREATPIEIVATDFHARVIQHETDHLKGEVYLDRMPDLKSLGFLQELQRFVFNK; encoded by the coding sequence ATGATTCTAAAAGTCGCGCGCATCGGGTTCCCGTCGCTTCGGGCGGCATCGCAGCCGGTACCGGTCGAGGCGATTAAAACGCACGACTTCCAGAAACTCATCGATGACATGGTCGAGACGATGCACGAGTACAGCGGCGTCGGCCTCGCGGCCCCGCAGGTGCACCTGCCGATTCAGCTCGCCGTGCTCGAGGTCGAGAACCATCCGCGCTATCCCGAGATGCCGCGTGTGCCGCTCACGGTGCTGATCAATCCTGTCGTCACGATTCTCGACCAGGAGAAGGTCGACGATTGGGAAGGATGCCTGAGTATCCCGGATTTGCGCGGACGCGTGCCCCGCTACAAGCATCTGCGTGTCGCCGCGCTCGATCGCGAAGCCACGCCGATCGAGATCGTCGCGACGGACTTTCACGCGCGCGTCATCCAGCACGAGACCGATCATTTGAAGGGCGAGGTCTACCTGGATCGGATGCCCGATCTGAAGTCGCTCGGCTTCCTGCAGGAGCTGCAGCGCTTCGTATTTAACAAGTGA
- a CDS encoding isoprenylcysteine carboxylmethyltransferase family protein, whose protein sequence is MNWFVKRNIFQTAGLLVFYSLIFVSAGTIHYWQGWLFCLTFTAATLAIGVYLINYDRPLLERRMRFGPLQESRPIERILMTITLLAFIALLIVAGLDHRFGWSRVPPAIVVIANLLMAAGFALTLIVLRANSYAASTITVERGQHVISTGPYSYVRHPMYTGALFMIAAMPIALGSWWGLVPIAVAMPALIARIFDEERALSTELPGYVEYCRVVPYRLLPHVW, encoded by the coding sequence ATGAACTGGTTCGTAAAGAGAAACATCTTTCAGACGGCCGGCCTGCTCGTTTTCTATTCGCTCATCTTTGTTTCCGCCGGCACGATTCATTATTGGCAGGGATGGCTCTTCTGCCTGACCTTCACGGCCGCGACACTCGCGATCGGCGTTTACTTAATCAACTACGACCGCCCGCTGCTCGAACGCCGGATGCGCTTCGGACCGCTTCAGGAATCGCGTCCGATCGAGCGAATCCTCATGACGATCACGCTGCTCGCATTCATCGCGCTCCTGATCGTAGCCGGCCTCGATCATCGCTTCGGATGGTCGCGCGTGCCGCCGGCGATCGTCGTTATCGCGAATCTGTTGATGGCCGCCGGGTTCGCCCTGACTCTTATTGTGCTGCGAGCAAACAGCTACGCCGCTTCGACCATAACAGTGGAGAGGGGACAGCACGTGATATCGACCGGTCCGTATTCGTACGTGCGCCACCCGATGTACACCGGCGCGCTTTTCATGATTGCTGCGATGCCGATTGCGCTGGGCTCATGGTGGGGCCTGGTACCGATCGCGGTCGCGATGCCGGCGCTGATCGCACGGATCTTCGATGAAGAGCGCGCGCTTTCGACCGAGCTGCCTGGTTACGTCGAATACTGCCGAGTCGTGCCCTATCGATTGCTCCCGCACGTCTGGTAG
- a CDS encoding LLM class flavin-dependent oxidoreductase: protein MRYGIDVPQFGDYGDARTLAELAREAEQAGWDGFFIWDHINVNWPTPVADPWIALAAIASATARIRIGALVTPLFRRNPWKLARETVTLDHLSQGRLIVGVGLASDVFEEISSFNGPLDDRVRAEMLEEGLAILTGLWSGEKFAFAGKHYQVQGTQFLPLPIQKPHIPIWVAGTWPRKPPFRRAARFDGVVPMSGDIEQALKPAQIADIKSFIASQRTTNAPFDIVIAGETDPAQAREITSAYEAAGATWWLESTLPWKQSLADFRRRIMAGPPFA from the coding sequence ATGCGCTACGGAATCGACGTTCCACAATTCGGTGACTATGGCGACGCTCGGACGCTGGCGGAACTCGCGCGCGAAGCCGAGCAGGCAGGATGGGACGGCTTCTTCATCTGGGATCATATTAACGTGAATTGGCCCACTCCCGTTGCCGATCCGTGGATCGCGCTCGCCGCGATTGCAAGTGCGACGGCGCGTATTCGAATCGGCGCCCTCGTCACGCCCCTCTTTCGCCGCAATCCCTGGAAGCTCGCGCGCGAGACGGTCACGCTCGATCATCTGTCGCAAGGCCGGCTGATTGTTGGGGTGGGACTTGCCAGCGACGTCTTCGAGGAAATCTCGAGTTTCAACGGCCCGCTCGACGATCGCGTGCGCGCCGAGATGCTCGAAGAGGGACTCGCGATCCTGACCGGCCTCTGGAGCGGCGAGAAGTTCGCCTTCGCGGGCAAGCATTATCAGGTGCAGGGCACGCAGTTTCTTCCGCTGCCGATCCAGAAGCCGCACATCCCGATTTGGGTCGCAGGAACGTGGCCGCGCAAACCGCCATTTCGCCGCGCCGCGCGTTTCGACGGCGTAGTGCCGATGAGCGGCGATATCGAGCAGGCGCTCAAGCCCGCGCAAATCGCCGACATCAAGTCGTTCATCGCATCGCAGCGGACCACCAATGCGCCATTCGATATCGTGATCGCGGGCGAGACCGACCCCGCACAAGCGCGGGAGATTACGTCTGCATACGAAGCTGCGGGCGCGACATGGTGGCTCGAGAGCACATTGCCATGGAAGCAATCGCTCGCGGACTTTCGCCGGCGTATCATGGCCGGTCCGCCATTCGCGTGA
- a CDS encoding NAD(P)H-quinone oxidoreductase produces MKAVVAEKPGDESVLKLREVADPVPKPDEILIRVRAAGLNRADLLQRQGMYPPPPGASDIIGLECAGDVIAVGAEANGWRVGERAMALLPGGGYAEKAVVHHGSAMTIPSALSYEEAAGVPEVFLTVFLNIFMLAEIKRGDSVLIHGGGSGIGTASIQLLNDFGARAIVTAGSKEKCEQCLKLGADVAINYKLGPFAEQVKAATNGRGVDMILDSIGGPYLAPNLDSLAHGGRLVLIGLMQGARAEIDLGLLLRKHLRIYGSTLRTRPVAEKAAIVAEFQKRFGAALETGRLRPPIYKSLPAEQAAEAHRIMQASEHFGKIVLTF; encoded by the coding sequence ATGAAAGCCGTAGTCGCAGAAAAACCCGGTGACGAGAGCGTGCTCAAGCTGCGCGAGGTCGCCGATCCTGTTCCCAAACCCGACGAAATCCTGATTCGCGTCCGCGCCGCGGGGCTGAATCGCGCCGATTTACTTCAGCGCCAGGGGATGTACCCGCCGCCGCCAGGGGCGTCAGATATCATCGGGCTTGAATGCGCGGGCGACGTTATTGCGGTCGGCGCCGAGGCCAATGGATGGCGCGTCGGCGAGCGCGCGATGGCTCTCCTGCCGGGCGGAGGCTATGCGGAGAAGGCCGTGGTTCATCACGGCTCCGCAATGACCATTCCGTCGGCCCTGAGTTACGAAGAGGCGGCAGGGGTTCCCGAAGTCTTCCTCACGGTGTTCCTCAATATCTTCATGCTCGCCGAGATCAAACGCGGCGACTCAGTGCTGATTCATGGCGGCGGCAGCGGTATCGGCACCGCATCTATCCAGTTGCTCAATGATTTCGGCGCACGCGCGATCGTGACCGCGGGCAGCAAGGAAAAGTGCGAACAGTGCCTCAAGCTGGGCGCTGATGTCGCGATCAATTACAAGTTGGGCCCGTTTGCCGAGCAGGTGAAAGCCGCGACCAACGGCCGCGGGGTCGATATGATCCTCGACAGTATCGGCGGGCCATACCTGGCGCCCAATCTCGACTCGCTCGCCCACGGCGGGCGCCTGGTGCTGATCGGCCTGATGCAAGGCGCGCGCGCCGAAATCGATCTGGGCCTCCTGTTGCGCAAGCACCTGCGGATTTACGGCTCAACGCTGCGCACGCGGCCGGTGGCGGAGAAGGCCGCGATCGTCGCCGAGTTCCAGAAGCGCTTCGGCGCCGCGCTCGAGACCGGCCGCCTGCGCCCGCCGATCTACAAATCGCTACCCGCGGAGCAGGCGGCCGAGGCGCATCGTATCATGCAGGCGTCGGAGCATTTCGGCAAGATCGTCCTGACATTCTGA
- a CDS encoding porin has product MRSRRIIWLAAILSILILPNLCRAQSTVAADKKDQEIELLKTEIQQLEQRVNALESLNQKVKAIDGKVAAETEIQQIQSDVDRTKALDAPEVRVSDQGFRLQSGNDDYRIRFGGVLQANGRFFTSGDDQNLSSTFYINKARPIISGALAKYWEFQIMPDFGQGKFVLQDAWINAGYFTQGQFQFGKYKAPMDLERLQSDPALDLIHRAEIQNLVPNRDIGAQVQGLLFNKRVAYSLALMNGVPNNTASFDFDNNDGKDFVGRLFLTPFRPTKIDWLNGLGFGLAGTFGNESNNTISTYRTWGQSTWFSYNSGVTAAGEHARLGFQGYYYFRQLGLMAEYSQDHQSLNLTTATVNRTDSFTNTGYMVQACYYLTGENASFTSVSPNRPFALGEEGAIGAWELAARISNVANDTRQFALGFANPALSAKTATEFAIGLNWLVNYNVKYMIDYALTDFYQGAGTAAMPTNRPAESIFESQLQIAF; this is encoded by the coding sequence ATGCGCAGCCGTCGAATTATCTGGTTAGCAGCCATCCTTTCCATTCTCATCTTGCCCAATCTCTGCCGGGCTCAAAGTACGGTAGCGGCAGACAAGAAGGACCAGGAGATCGAATTGCTGAAGACCGAGATCCAGCAACTCGAGCAGCGCGTCAACGCGCTCGAGTCGCTCAACCAGAAGGTCAAGGCGATAGACGGCAAAGTAGCGGCCGAGACCGAGATTCAACAGATTCAAAGCGACGTCGACAGGACCAAGGCCCTCGATGCGCCTGAGGTCAGGGTGAGCGACCAGGGGTTCCGCCTGCAATCGGGCAACGACGACTACCGAATCAGGTTCGGCGGAGTTCTCCAGGCGAACGGCCGCTTTTTCACCAGCGGCGACGATCAGAACCTCAGCAGCACTTTCTACATTAACAAGGCCCGCCCGATTATCAGCGGCGCGCTCGCGAAGTATTGGGAATTTCAAATCATGCCCGACTTCGGCCAGGGCAAGTTTGTGCTCCAGGATGCCTGGATCAACGCCGGCTACTTCACGCAGGGTCAGTTCCAGTTTGGAAAGTATAAAGCGCCCATGGATCTCGAACGACTGCAGTCCGATCCGGCGCTCGATCTTATCCACCGCGCGGAAATTCAAAATCTTGTCCCCAACCGGGATATCGGTGCGCAAGTCCAGGGTCTGCTATTCAACAAGCGTGTCGCCTACTCGCTGGCGCTCATGAATGGCGTTCCCAACAACACCGCATCGTTCGATTTCGATAACAACGACGGCAAAGACTTCGTCGGCAGGCTTTTCCTGACGCCTTTCAGACCAACAAAAATTGACTGGCTGAATGGACTCGGCTTCGGCCTCGCCGGAACGTTTGGCAATGAAAGCAATAATACTATCTCAACCTATAGGACCTGGGGTCAGAGCACCTGGTTTTCCTACAACAGCGGGGTGACTGCGGCAGGCGAACATGCGCGCCTTGGATTTCAGGGCTATTACTACTTTCGTCAGTTAGGCTTAATGGCCGAATATTCACAGGATCACCAGTCGCTCAACCTTACCACCGCGACCGTTAACCGCACTGACAGTTTCACCAACACCGGTTATATGGTTCAAGCATGTTACTACCTGACGGGAGAGAACGCCTCGTTCACCAGTGTCTCGCCAAACCGGCCGTTCGCACTTGGCGAGGAAGGCGCAATCGGCGCCTGGGAACTCGCGGCGCGCATAAGTAATGTCGCCAACGACACGCGGCAATTTGCGCTGGGCTTTGCCAATCCCGCTCTTTCCGCCAAAACCGCCACCGAGTTTGCCATAGGCCTCAATTGGCTTGTGAATTATAATGTGAAGTACATGATCGACTATGCACTGACGGATTTTTACCAGGGCGCAGGTACGGCAGCGATGCCGACGAATCGGCCCGCTGAAAGTATATTTGAATCCCAACTGCAGATTGCGTTTTAA
- a CDS encoding cytochrome b N-terminal domain-containing protein, whose protein sequence is MAKIDWDEIKRQIVESQAWQSIFRHGYEDTPRNRILMVSGNVWLHLHPSKVQKHTVRLRFTWCMGGITFLLFLVTVITGIYLMFYYRPTAEYAYADMKYLEFDMPFGMLMRNMHRWAAHGMVIAVWLHMFRVFMTGSYKPPREFNWVIGVILLVLTLLLSFTGYLLPWDQLSIWAVTVGSNMARAMPLLGHGGPFHEVLGVNPVYDARAFLFGGAEIGPHTLLRFYILHCIFFPLLASIFMAVHFWRIRRDGMSGPL, encoded by the coding sequence ATGGCAAAGATTGACTGGGATGAAATCAAGCGACAGATAGTCGAGTCGCAAGCCTGGCAGTCGATTTTCAGGCACGGTTACGAGGACACGCCCCGCAACCGTATCCTGATGGTGTCGGGCAACGTCTGGCTGCATCTGCATCCGTCCAAAGTGCAGAAACATACTGTGCGCCTGCGCTTTACGTGGTGCATGGGCGGGATCACGTTCCTCTTGTTTCTGGTCACCGTCATCACCGGCATCTACTTGATGTTCTATTACCGGCCCACGGCGGAATACGCCTACGCCGACATGAAGTATCTCGAGTTCGACATGCCGTTCGGGATGCTCATGCGCAACATGCATCGATGGGCGGCGCACGGCATGGTGATCGCGGTCTGGCTGCACATGTTCCGCGTCTTCATGACCGGATCGTACAAGCCGCCGCGCGAATTCAACTGGGTCATCGGCGTAATCCTGCTGGTGCTGACGCTGTTGCTGTCATTCACCGGCTACTTGCTGCCGTGGGATCAGCTTTCGATCTGGGCGGTCACGGTCGGCTCGAACATGGCGCGCGCGATGCCGCTGCTTGGACACGGCGGTCCGTTCCACGAGGTGTTGGGCGTCAACCCCGTTTACGATGCGCGCGCATTCCTGTTCGGCGGCGCCGAAATCGGGCCGCATACGCTGCTCCGTTTCTACATCCTGCACTGCATCTTCTTTCCGTTGCTGGCGAGCATCTTCATGGCGGTTCACTTCTGGCGGATTCGCCGCGACGGCATGTCTGGTCCCCTCTAG